One genomic window of uncultured delta proteobacterium includes the following:
- a CDS encoding conserved hypothetical protein (Evidence 4 : Homologs of previously reported genes of unknown function) → MRPPIYTPSGAALEYAPFGLNIYDGCPHGCTYCYAAAMAKRFGKPWDGKAVVRPGLLEALNRQLPQKEWWNAGRLIHLCFTCDPYPSFSDSTATRDVIKAIKESGNHVQILTKGGADARRDFDLLDSNDWFGVTWSGAEYVGNDEPGAAPQKVRHQNIVMAKEVYGINTWLSCEPVLEPYAIYAAIEVLDSVDVFRIGKMNHRQSNINWKEFGHKAEALCKEYGRNYVIKKDLRKAMEA, encoded by the coding sequence ATGCGCCCGCCCATCTACACCCCGTCAGGCGCTGCGCTCGAATACGCTCCCTTCGGCCTGAACATCTATGACGGCTGCCCGCACGGCTGCACCTATTGCTACGCCGCCGCAATGGCAAAGCGTTTCGGTAAACCGTGGGACGGAAAAGCCGTTGTTCGTCCCGGCCTGCTCGAAGCCCTGAACAGGCAACTGCCGCAAAAAGAATGGTGGAACGCCGGAAGGCTGATTCACCTTTGTTTCACCTGTGACCCGTACCCGTCTTTTTCAGACTCCACGGCCACAAGGGATGTCATCAAGGCTATCAAAGAATCGGGCAACCACGTCCAGATTCTGACCAAGGGCGGCGCGGACGCCCGGCGCGACTTTGACCTTCTGGACAGCAACGACTGGTTTGGCGTGACGTGGAGCGGCGCGGAATACGTTGGCAACGATGAACCCGGCGCTGCCCCGCAAAAAGTCAGGCATCAGAACATCGTCATGGCAAAAGAGGTTTACGGCATCAACACATGGTTAAGCTGCGAACCAGTCCTTGAACCATACGCCATCTATGCAGCCATTGAAGTTCTGGACAGCGTAGACGTGTTCCGCATCGGCAAGATGAATCACCGGCAATCAAACATCAACTGGAAAGAGTTCGGCCACAAGGCGGAAGCCCTCTGCAAAGAGTATGGCCGGAACTACGTCATCAAGAAAGACCTGCGTAAAGCAATGGAGGCGTAA
- a CDS encoding conserved hypothetical protein (Evidence 4 : Homologs of previously reported genes of unknown function): MQPQTNLLRLADVRKIVPLSRPTIYRRIQEGKFPAPIKDGRCSLWDESKVRAYANQLLQQQPS, from the coding sequence GTGCAACCCCAAACAAACCTTCTTCGCCTGGCCGATGTGAGAAAAATCGTTCCTTTGAGCCGTCCGACGATTTACCGGAGAATTCAGGAAGGCAAGTTTCCGGCCCCCATCAAAGACGGGCGCTGCTCCCTCTGGGATGAATCCAAGGTCAGGGCGTATGCTAACCAGCTTTTGCAGCAGCAGCCTTCTTGA
- a CDS encoding Integrase family protein has protein sequence MPPLTEAKLRAIKVSGKVERFSDSGGLYLELSKAGGKLWRWKYRFDGKEKRLALGSYPDVSLAQAREKRDDARKVLKSGVDPGNKNRKKAAAHTQGRTFENVAREWVAGRSGIWSQRHTETVVDRLVANVYPAIGSMPIADVGPINVLVLVKDIEGRGSMEVAKRVLGICSQVFRYAVALQLVKSDPCRDLGGALAPRIKSHFAALTTKEDAGELMRRIDEYQGTAVVRAALVFSALTFCRPGPVRHAEWDEIDFSGCQWIIPAEKMKLTKEMKLRKEPHIVPLARQTVDLLLKVQHFTGRGRYIFPNPRNKDLPMSENAVNVAIRRMGYGKEQMTAHGFRSMASTLLNEFGYRLDVIEAQLAHSSADKIRAIYNRAQYMEERRKLMQDWADMLDEFKKAAAAKAG, from the coding sequence ATGCCCCCACTTACCGAAGCAAAGCTAAGAGCAATCAAGGTTTCCGGCAAGGTTGAACGCTTCTCTGACAGCGGCGGTTTATACCTTGAATTGAGCAAGGCGGGCGGAAAGCTGTGGCGGTGGAAATATCGCTTTGATGGAAAAGAAAAGCGTCTTGCGCTTGGTTCGTACCCGGATGTCAGTTTAGCGCAGGCACGGGAAAAGCGTGACGATGCCAGAAAGGTTCTGAAGAGCGGCGTTGACCCCGGCAACAAGAACAGGAAGAAGGCTGCTGCGCATACGCAAGGGCGGACGTTTGAGAACGTGGCGCGTGAATGGGTTGCCGGGCGTAGCGGCATATGGTCACAGCGGCATACCGAAACGGTTGTTGACCGCCTTGTTGCCAACGTCTATCCGGCCATAGGCAGCATGCCCATTGCCGACGTGGGGCCGATAAACGTGCTTGTGCTGGTGAAGGACATTGAAGGCCGTGGCTCCATGGAAGTAGCCAAGCGCGTTCTGGGAATATGTTCGCAGGTCTTCAGGTATGCCGTGGCCCTGCAACTGGTGAAGTCTGACCCCTGCCGTGACCTTGGCGGCGCGTTGGCTCCCCGTATCAAGTCACACTTTGCGGCGCTGACCACGAAGGAAGATGCCGGTGAACTGATGCGCAGGATTGACGAATACCAGGGAACCGCCGTGGTTCGGGCGGCTCTGGTATTTTCTGCCCTGACATTTTGCAGGCCAGGGCCGGTCAGGCATGCTGAATGGGATGAAATAGATTTTTCAGGCTGTCAGTGGATTATCCCAGCGGAGAAAATGAAACTGACCAAGGAAATGAAGCTGCGGAAGGAACCGCACATTGTTCCGCTGGCCCGGCAGACAGTTGACTTGTTGCTGAAGGTTCAGCACTTCACCGGGCGCGGCAGGTACATTTTCCCGAATCCCAGAAACAAAGACCTGCCGATGTCTGAAAATGCCGTGAACGTGGCAATCCGCCGCATGGGATATGGAAAGGAGCAGATGACCGCGCACGGCTTCCGCTCCATGGCCTCTACCCTGCTGAACGAATTCGGGTACAGATTAGATGTGATTGAAGCCCAACTTGCCCACAGTAGCGCCGACAAGATACGCGCCATATACAACCGGGCGCAGTACATGGAAGAGCGTCGGAAACTCATGCAGGATTGGGCCGACATGCTTGACGAATTCAAGAAGGCTGCTGCTGCAAAAGCTGGTTAG
- a CDS encoding putative membrane protein (Evidence 3 : Function proposed based on presence of conserved amino acid motif, structural feature or limited homology), with translation MHEIRGKLSISLAFFLAGSSVVAAGYVVTVLGPFTITAVSLLFAVVTAGFLGNKKVVASLKDVSAQQWKNLIWQSLIGVFLFRIFLTFGLRHTSAAEAGILIGTSPAITAIATRVLLQEPLSGNKIAGIAATLIGMAVLQGFPFALEAFSLAHLFGNLLVLGAAGCESAFVIIARNMALKEKTPSARLHPIVHSGYVSLISLAACLPLLFWEGQLHLLPALSTGGWISLAWYGGMVSIVAFACMFYGARTCDGYTLAAFSGLIPVSALLLSVAVLGESIASRHVIGCACIVLSILLMNRR, from the coding sequence ATGCATGAAATTCGCGGCAAACTTTCCATCAGCCTGGCCTTTTTTCTGGCAGGGTCTTCGGTTGTGGCGGCCGGATACGTGGTCACCGTTCTCGGCCCGTTTACCATCACGGCGGTCAGCCTTCTGTTCGCCGTGGTCACGGCCGGCTTTCTCGGCAACAAAAAAGTGGTCGCGTCGCTCAAGGACGTTTCCGCGCAACAGTGGAAAAATCTGATCTGGCAATCGCTGATCGGCGTTTTCCTGTTCAGGATATTTCTGACATTCGGATTGCGGCACACCAGCGCGGCCGAGGCCGGCATCCTGATCGGCACGTCCCCGGCGATCACGGCAATCGCGACGCGGGTACTGTTACAAGAGCCGTTGAGCGGCAACAAAATTGCGGGAATCGCCGCCACCCTCATCGGCATGGCCGTGTTGCAGGGGTTTCCGTTCGCGCTGGAGGCGTTCAGCCTGGCGCACCTGTTCGGCAACCTGCTTGTGCTCGGCGCGGCGGGGTGCGAGTCCGCCTTTGTCATCATCGCCAGAAACATGGCGCTGAAAGAAAAAACACCGTCGGCCCGCCTGCATCCCATCGTCCATTCGGGTTACGTCAGCCTTATCTCGCTTGCCGCCTGCCTGCCGCTGCTGTTCTGGGAAGGGCAGCTTCATCTGCTCCCCGCCCTTTCGACCGGCGGCTGGATATCCCTCGCCTGGTATGGCGGCATGGTGTCGATCGTGGCGTTCGCCTGCATGTTTTACGGCGCGCGCACCTGCGACGGGTACACCCTGGCGGCCTTTTCCGGGCTTATCCCCGTATCCGCCCTGCTCCTTTCCGTGGCTGTGCTGGGGGAGAGCATCGCCTCGCGGCACGTGATCGGCTGCGCCTGCATCGTGCTTTCCATCCTGCTCATGAACCGGCGCTAG
- the prmC gene encoding N5-glutamine methyltransferase, modifies release factors RF-1 and RF-2 (Evidence 2a : Function of homologous gene experimentally demonstrated in an other organism; PubMedId : 11805295, 11847124; Product type e : enzyme) → MAAMLRALVSRYTERFETAGVDSPRLSAEVLLAHAMGISRADLLKTLILEPETVLSPAVALKAESFAARREKGEPVAYITGVREFYGRDFIVTPATLIPRPDTETVVDAALDFARGGMPPEQQTFIDLGTGSGAIAVTLALELPAWRGLAVDISPDALGVAKRNAAALGAANLDFILCDYLGPALPRGPYGMITANPPYVSEEEYHAVSPEVRCFEPGTALVPPVPGADGLEHLVAILRMAEGLLVPGGLLLMEMGHTQGGALMDAAQAAPAWTDCRVIPDLAGLPRVFRALRG, encoded by the coding sequence ATGGCAGCGATGCTCCGGGCGCTTGTTTCGCGGTATACGGAACGGTTCGAAACCGCCGGAGTCGATTCGCCGCGCCTGTCCGCCGAGGTTTTGCTCGCGCACGCCATGGGAATTTCGCGGGCGGACCTGCTGAAAACCCTGATTCTGGAACCGGAAACGGTTTTGTCGCCCGCAGTGGCCCTGAAGGCCGAATCCTTTGCCGCGCGGCGGGAGAAAGGCGAACCCGTGGCGTATATCACCGGCGTCAGGGAATTCTACGGGCGGGATTTTATCGTCACCCCGGCCACACTGATCCCCCGTCCGGACACGGAAACAGTGGTGGACGCCGCCCTTGATTTCGCCAGAGGAGGCATGCCGCCCGAGCAACAAACATTCATCGACCTCGGCACCGGGAGCGGGGCCATTGCCGTGACCCTGGCCTTGGAACTGCCCGCATGGCGGGGGCTTGCCGTTGACATTTCCCCGGATGCTCTCGGCGTCGCCAAACGCAACGCCGCCGCACTCGGCGCGGCCAATCTTGATTTCATACTGTGCGATTACCTCGGCCCGGCCCTCCCGCGAGGTCCCTACGGCATGATAACGGCCAACCCGCCCTATGTCAGCGAGGAGGAGTATCACGCCGTCTCCCCCGAGGTGCGCTGCTTTGAACCCGGAACCGCTCTGGTCCCGCCCGTTCCCGGCGCGGACGGGCTGGAACATCTCGTGGCCATCCTCCGTATGGCGGAAGGCCTCCTTGTCCCCGGCGGCCTGTTGCTGATGGAAATGGGGCATACACAAGGCGGCGCCCTCATGGATGCCGCCCAAGCCGCTCCCGCCTGGACGGACTGCCGGGTCATACCTGATCTTGCCGGTTTGCCGCGCGTCTTCCGCGCCTTGCGGGGTTGA
- the prfA gene encoding peptide chain release factor RF-1 (Evidence 2a : Function of homologous gene experimentally demonstrated in an other organism; PubMedId : 11118225, 2548996, 3049538, 3889910, 7543480, 7883187; Product type f : factor) gives MFAKLENLERRFADLEQQLSSPDILNDQERYRKMTKAHADLREVVDVFKKYKELRAQLAESKAMQNDPDSEIRDMAFEEAKELEKSMDELEQELKVLLLPKDPMDEKNIILEIRAGTGGDEAALFAADLFRMYSRYAESKGWKVEIMSSSDTGTGGYKEIIALLKGNRAYSQLKYEAGTHRVQRVPVTESQGRIHTSAATVAIMPEAEEADVVLRPEELRFDVYRSSGPGGQSVNTTDSAVRVTHIPTGITVAMQDEKSQHKNRAKALTVLKSRLYQAEQDRLNAEQAETRRAQVGSGDRSERIRTYNFPQGRVTDHRINLTLYKLDQVMEGDIQELVTGLTTAAQAEALKAQSDV, from the coding sequence ATGTTTGCCAAACTTGAAAATCTTGAACGGCGCTTTGCCGATCTTGAGCAGCAGCTCTCCTCGCCGGACATTCTGAACGACCAGGAGCGGTATAGAAAAATGACCAAGGCCCACGCGGATTTGCGCGAGGTCGTGGACGTCTTTAAAAAATACAAGGAACTGCGCGCCCAGCTTGCGGAAAGCAAAGCCATGCAGAACGACCCGGACTCCGAAATCCGGGACATGGCCTTTGAGGAAGCCAAAGAGCTGGAAAAATCCATGGACGAGCTTGAGCAGGAGCTGAAAGTTCTGCTCCTTCCCAAAGATCCCATGGATGAAAAAAACATCATCCTGGAAATCCGGGCCGGAACTGGCGGGGATGAAGCCGCCCTGTTCGCGGCCGACCTGTTCCGCATGTATTCGCGTTATGCCGAATCCAAGGGCTGGAAGGTCGAGATCATGTCCAGTTCCGATACCGGCACCGGCGGCTACAAGGAAATTATCGCCCTGCTCAAGGGCAACAGGGCCTACAGCCAGCTGAAATACGAAGCCGGCACCCACCGCGTGCAGCGCGTCCCCGTGACGGAATCCCAGGGCCGCATCCATACCTCGGCGGCCACGGTGGCCATTATGCCCGAAGCGGAAGAGGCCGATGTGGTTTTACGCCCGGAAGAACTGCGCTTTGACGTTTACCGGTCCTCCGGTCCCGGCGGGCAGTCCGTAAACACGACGGACTCCGCTGTGCGCGTAACGCATATTCCCACAGGCATAACCGTGGCAATGCAAGACGAAAAATCGCAACACAAAAATAGAGCCAAGGCGCTGACTGTTTTGAAATCACGTCTGTATCAAGCCGAGCAGGACCGTTTGAACGCCGAACAAGCCGAGACGCGCCGCGCCCAGGTCGGGTCCGGCGACCGCTCCGAACGCATCCGTACCTACAACTTCCCGCAGGGGCGCGTTACCGACCACCGGATCAACCTTACCCTGTACAAGCTGGACCAGGTCATGGAAGGCGACATCCAGGAACTGGTCACCGGCCTGACCACGGCCGCCCAGGCGGAAGCGCTGAAAGCCCAGTCGGATGTATAG
- a CDS encoding putative Lipoprotein (Evidence 3 : Function proposed based on presence of conserved amino acid motif, structural feature or limited homology) translates to MSKTRRLAARSLAWFVTSEECESLAVGGQAVMEGVMMRNDDTLSIAVRKPDGAIIARQRPWFTLLRFAFMRKAFVRGFPVLLETLVNGIKALNFSAEVAVEAEGEELKPWQLALTLAAAVGFAVLLFVVLPHLVTIVMNLLGFASGLKGLTFHLWDGFFKASIFVGYIVAISRLPDIRRVFEYHGAEHKVIWAYESREDEITVESAMRQSRLHPRCGTTFMLFVMAISIILHAVLVPLVLVFWKPGNAVLEHAGIVVFKLFLMIPISAIAYEAIRYAAKINSGFVAFVLRAPGMMLQRLTTREPDPSQLEVAMVALHEALGDESAVPIRVPAYSKMESV, encoded by the coding sequence GTGTCGAAAACGCGCCGTTTGGCGGCCAGGAGTCTTGCCTGGTTCGTGACGTCCGAAGAATGTGAAAGCCTTGCCGTCGGCGGTCAGGCCGTCATGGAAGGCGTCATGATGCGTAACGACGACACGCTGTCCATCGCCGTCCGCAAGCCCGACGGCGCCATTATCGCCCGGCAGCGGCCCTGGTTCACCCTGCTGCGGTTCGCCTTCATGCGCAAGGCGTTCGTTCGCGGGTTTCCCGTTCTGCTGGAGACGCTGGTCAACGGCATCAAAGCGCTGAATTTTTCCGCCGAGGTCGCGGTAGAGGCCGAGGGCGAGGAACTCAAACCCTGGCAGCTCGCGCTGACCCTGGCGGCCGCCGTCGGGTTCGCGGTCTTGCTCTTTGTCGTTCTGCCGCACCTGGTGACCATTGTTATGAACCTGCTCGGGTTTGCAAGCGGCCTCAAGGGGCTGACCTTCCATCTCTGGGACGGGTTTTTCAAGGCCTCCATTTTTGTCGGCTATATCGTGGCCATCTCGCGCCTCCCGGACATCCGCCGCGTTTTTGAGTATCACGGCGCGGAGCACAAGGTCATCTGGGCGTACGAGAGCCGCGAGGACGAAATTACCGTGGAATCCGCCATGCGCCAAAGCAGGCTGCACCCCCGCTGCGGCACAACCTTCATGCTGTTCGTCATGGCCATTTCCATTATTCTGCATGCGGTCCTTGTGCCGCTGGTTCTGGTATTCTGGAAGCCGGGCAACGCCGTTCTCGAACATGCGGGCATCGTTGTCTTCAAGCTGTTCCTGATGATCCCGATAAGCGCCATCGCCTACGAGGCCATACGGTACGCGGCAAAAATCAATTCGGGATTCGTGGCCTTTGTTTTACGCGCGCCGGGCATGATGTTGCAGAGGCTGACCACGCGTGAGCCGGACCCCTCACAGCTTGAAGTCGCCATGGTCGCCCTGCATGAGGCCCTTGGCGACGAGAGCGCCGTGCCTATTCGTGTCCCGGCCTACAGCAAGATGGAGTCGGTGTAA
- the rpmE gene encoding 50S ribosomal protein L31 has protein sequence MKEGIHPKTYTAKINCACGYEIEALSTKGDNVHVEICSNCHPFYTGKQRFVDTAGRIDRFRKKYAAAKK, from the coding sequence ATGAAAGAAGGTATTCATCCCAAAACGTACACCGCGAAAATCAACTGCGCCTGCGGGTACGAAATTGAAGCGCTTTCCACCAAGGGCGACAACGTGCACGTGGAAATCTGCTCCAACTGCCACCCGTTTTATACCGGCAAACAGCGTTTTGTGGATACGGCCGGCCGCATTGACCGTTTCCGTAAAAAGTACGCCGCCGCGAAAAAATAG
- a CDS encoding hypothetical protein (Evidence 5 : No homology to any previously reported sequences), with protein MLVRRVNYRIIRLRTGTKKDTIALALHPVHASDRTSYRELSGLAREILARHHTGKHDGKKGKSRPAPL; from the coding sequence ATGCTTGTACGCCGGGTAAACTATCGCATAATCCGGTTGCGGACCGGGACTAAAAAAGACACTATAGCGCTCGCGTTACATCCGGTACATGCGAGTGACCGGACTTCCTACCGTGAATTATCCGGTTTGGCAAGGGAAATTCTTGCACGACACCATACAGGTAAGCATGATGGCAAAAAAGGAAAGAGCCGACCAGCTCCTTTGTGA
- the yqxC gene encoding putative rRNA methyltransferase YqxC (Evidence 3 : Function proposed based on presence of conserved amino acid motif, structural feature or limited homology), producing MMAKKERADQLLCENGLADTREGAKRCIMAGLVFYETADGRTALVEKPGTKYPLDTVFQVKGRERFVSRGAYKLLTALEGFSLPVAGAVALDAGASTGGFTDCLLQHGAVRVYAVDVGHNQLHEKLRTDPRVVSMEKTNLRDAPVDLLPELVDIVTADVSFISLTLVLPGCVQFLKPGGYAAALIKPQFELGPDAAPKGVVRDEALQLAAVEKVTSFAARELALELVGVLPAAVKGPKGNQEYMAVWRKSGSVLR from the coding sequence ATGATGGCAAAAAAGGAAAGAGCCGACCAGCTCCTTTGTGAAAACGGCCTCGCGGACACCCGCGAAGGGGCGAAACGCTGCATTATGGCCGGCCTGGTTTTTTACGAGACAGCGGATGGCCGGACGGCGTTGGTGGAAAAACCCGGGACGAAGTATCCCCTGGACACTGTCTTTCAGGTCAAGGGACGCGAGCGGTTCGTCAGCAGGGGCGCGTACAAACTCCTGACCGCTCTGGAAGGGTTTTCCCTCCCGGTAGCGGGCGCCGTTGCGCTTGACGCCGGGGCCAGCACCGGCGGGTTTACCGACTGCCTTTTGCAGCACGGGGCCGTCAGGGTCTATGCCGTTGACGTGGGGCACAACCAGCTGCATGAAAAACTGCGCACCGATCCACGCGTCGTGAGCATGGAAAAGACCAATCTGCGCGATGCCCCCGTGGATCTTCTGCCGGAGCTGGTCGATATCGTCACGGCGGACGTCTCCTTCATATCGCTCACCCTCGTGCTGCCAGGCTGCGTGCAGTTTCTCAAACCCGGCGGGTACGCGGCCGCGTTGATTAAACCGCAGTTCGAACTCGGCCCTGACGCGGCGCCCAAGGGCGTCGTGCGGGACGAGGCCCTGCAACTGGCGGCGGTGGAAAAAGTGACGTCCTTCGCGGCACGCGAACTTGCTCTTGAGCTGGTCGGCGTGCTCCCGGCGGCGGTCAAGGGCCCCAAGGGAAACCAGGAGTATATGGCCGTCTGGCGGAAGAGCGGCTCGGTTCTCCGCTGA
- a CDS encoding putative membrane protein (Evidence 3 : Function proposed based on presence of conserved amino acid motif, structural feature or limited homology), whose product MQGSTLSSKPDAFGLASTFNYQVCREWGWVAFRGVLAIVFGVLAFFWPLATIMTLALFWGAFMFMDGVGAGITGWRLYRRGVRWWPYLAFAVIGVLAGLVTLVMPGVTAIALVYVIAFWAMLGGVSQIAAAFRLRKEIQGEWLLALAGAVSVLFGLLLAFRPLPEGVVAISWMIGAYALMIGVLNIMLALKLRGKGRECATVH is encoded by the coding sequence ATGCAGGGGAGCACGCTGTCTTCCAAGCCCGATGCGTTCGGGCTTGCGTCAACTTTCAACTACCAGGTCTGCCGGGAATGGGGCTGGGTCGCGTTTCGCGGCGTTCTGGCGATTGTCTTCGGCGTTCTTGCCTTTTTCTGGCCCCTGGCGACGATCATGACCCTGGCGCTGTTCTGGGGTGCCTTCATGTTTATGGACGGCGTCGGCGCGGGCATCACCGGGTGGCGGCTGTACCGGCGCGGCGTTCGCTGGTGGCCGTATCTGGCGTTCGCCGTCATCGGCGTCCTTGCCGGGCTTGTTACGCTCGTCATGCCCGGCGTGACGGCCATCGCGTTGGTGTACGTCATCGCTTTTTGGGCCATGTTGGGCGGGGTCAGCCAGATCGCGGCAGCCTTCCGGCTACGGAAGGAGATTCAAGGGGAGTGGCTGCTCGCGCTCGCGGGAGCGGTGAGCGTGCTCTTCGGCCTGCTGCTTGCGTTCAGGCCGTTGCCGGAAGGCGTTGTAGCCATATCCTGGATGATCGGGGCGTACGCGCTGATGATCGGCGTGCTGAACATCATGCTGGCGCTCAAGCTTAGGGGAAAGGGCAGGGAGTGTGCCACCGTGCACTAA
- a CDS encoding Glycosyl transferase family protein (fragment) — protein MDRGGSSLGAEHLAILLAVEDPNFAEHSGVDFSTMGAGLTTITQSAAKRLAFDIFSPGFAKIRQTGYAFGLERCLSKEQILALWLDTLEMGKGPGGWMTGFHAASSAVYGRLPAELNKAEFIRLVAVLIAPASYDLTRSDAGLDDRASRIERLVFGECAPSRLWDVWLDECQ, from the coding sequence ATGGATCGCGGCGGTTCCTCGCTCGGAGCGGAGCATTTGGCTATCTTACTCGCAGTCGAAGACCCAAACTTCGCCGAGCATTCAGGGGTAGATTTTTCAACTATGGGGGCAGGGTTGACGACAATCACGCAATCTGCCGCCAAGCGCCTTGCCTTTGATATATTTAGTCCGGGCTTTGCTAAGATTCGCCAGACTGGCTATGCGTTCGGATTAGAACGCTGTCTTTCTAAAGAACAGATACTCGCTCTGTGGCTGGACACCTTGGAAATGGGCAAGGGACCGGGTGGGTGGATGACCGGCTTCCATGCGGCGAGTTCAGCCGTCTATGGGCGACTACCAGCAGAGTTGAACAAGGCTGAATTCATTCGGTTGGTAGCGGTTCTTATCGCACCGGCATCATACGATCTTACGCGGAGCGATGCCGGACTCGATGATCGCGCTAGCAGGATCGAGCGTTTGGTTTTTGGGGAGTGCGCTCCATCCCGACTCTGGGATGTCTGGCTTGATGAGTGCCAGTAG
- the lysC gene encoding Aspartokinase, with amino-acid sequence MRILVQKFGGSSVADRDRMLRVREKVLGGLKEGYKMLVVLSARSGDTNKLLALADEWSETPDPAECDSLVSTGEQVSISLFTMLLKDHGVKARSLLGFQIPILTNDTYMKARIKSIDSDAIYKLFETHDVLVVAGFQGITAEGRITTLGRGGSDTSAVALAAATKAERCDIFTDVDGVYTTDPNMCPSARKLERVTYEEMLEMASMGAKVLEIRSVEFAKKYNVVVHVRSTFTDTPGTIVAQEDSDMEHVLVSGIAYDKDQARITLRAVPDTPGVASAVFTPLAAANVGVDMIVQNPSRDGVTDMTFTVARKDLKKTLAVMEEVQKKFGNIEVLHDINIAKVSAIGVGMRNHSGVAAKAFAALHRENINILLISTSEIKISCLIEEKYLELAVRILHETFGLDQKSFEE; translated from the coding sequence ATGCGTATTTTGGTCCAGAAATTCGGCGGCAGCTCGGTGGCTGATCGTGACCGGATGCTGCGTGTGCGGGAAAAGGTCCTCGGGGGCTTGAAAGAGGGCTACAAAATGCTGGTGGTTCTTTCCGCGCGATCGGGAGACACCAACAAGCTTCTGGCCCTTGCCGACGAATGGTCGGAAACTCCGGACCCGGCGGAATGCGACTCTCTGGTTTCCACCGGCGAGCAGGTCTCCATTTCGCTGTTTACCATGCTGCTTAAAGACCATGGGGTAAAGGCCCGTTCTCTCCTCGGCTTTCAGATCCCCATCCTCACCAACGACACCTACATGAAGGCGCGCATCAAATCTATTGACAGCGACGCCATTTACAAACTTTTCGAAACGCACGACGTGCTCGTGGTCGCGGGTTTTCAGGGCATCACCGCGGAAGGCCGCATCACCACCCTCGGGCGCGGCGGGTCGGATACCTCCGCCGTCGCTCTGGCCGCGGCCACCAAGGCGGAGCGATGCGACATCTTTACGGATGTGGACGGCGTCTACACCACGGACCCCAACATGTGCCCCTCCGCCCGCAAGCTTGAGCGGGTCACGTATGAGGAAATGCTGGAAATGGCCAGCATGGGCGCCAAGGTTCTGGAAATCCGCTCCGTTGAATTCGCCAAAAAATATAATGTGGTTGTTCACGTCCGCTCAACGTTCACCGATACCCCGGGCACCATCGTGGCCCAGGAGGATTCCGACATGGAACATGTACTCGTTTCCGGCATCGCCTATGACAAAGACCAGGCCCGCATCACCCTGCGCGCCGTGCCTGATACGCCCGGCGTGGCTTCCGCCGTGTTCACGCCCCTTGCCGCCGCCAATGTCGGCGTTGACATGATCGTGCAGAACCCCAGCCGCGACGGCGTGACGGACATGACCTTCACCGTGGCCCGCAAGGACCTCAAGAAAACCCTGGCCGTCATGGAAGAGGTGCAGAAAAAATTCGGCAACATTGAAGTCCTGCACGACATCAACATTGCCAAGGTTTCCGCCATCGGGGTCGGCATGCGCAACCACTCCGGCGTGGCCGCCAAGGCCTTTGCCGCCCTGCACCGCGAAAACATCAACATTCTTCTCATCAGCACGTCCGAAATCAAAATCAGCTGCCTGATCGAAGAAAAATACCTGGAACTGGCCGTGCGCATCCTGCATGAAACCTTCGGCCTGGATCAAAAGTCTTTCGAAGAATAG